CAGCCCATCCCAGCCCATcccagcccagaccagcccaggTGAGTAGTTTTAGGAGGGGATGGGTTTCATATTGGGCCTCCTATTTAGTTAATTGTCTCGGTATATCCAGTCTGGTAAAGGgaaagaattaaatataaaaatataacccAAAGCATAACATTAgtcataataaataaataatccgAAATTATAATGTAAAAACTTTTTGGTGATTGTTCATCTTCTCCGTTCCTCAAATTTCCCAATTCTCACACGAAACCTGCTGTGGTTTTGTTCTCTTCAATTTCTGTAATCCTAATCTCTCAGTCAATTTGAGCGACCAAATTTCTGGGTTGTTTGTAAATGTGTGTTTTCTATACCTAATCGGGAGGATGAAGGTTTTCAGAAAATTAACATGGATACTTGGTTTTGGGAAAGACGAGGAACAACAACATCAAGAGCCCGTTGCCGGCGCAAGCATTGCTTCGGGATCTTCACCGGTGGCTGCTGAATTTGCTGCTCCAGCTCATCGTCTTCCCCGTAAAGGCTTCAGTGTAGCAGTTCAGGTCCCGGTGGAGCGGACTCCGCTGCCTCCCCTTCTTGTACCCTGCCCCGAAGGAGACGGTGGACTTCAGGTTTGTTTGATTAGTAGAAgacatattacattttatgatGCTATTTTGTTTTGGTTTGTGATAATGTGTTTTTTCAAAGTTCGTCCAAGTTGAATTGCTGGGATTGTATACCGTATTTTTATCATCTGAGATTTGAGTATAAGTCTGCTCTTACAGGTCTGATTTTCCTGTGTATTAATTCTTCTGTTTTTTAAGACAATGTGCACATCGTTTGATTTGATTCATGACGTGAT
This genomic window from Primulina huaijiensis isolate GDHJ02 unplaced genomic scaffold, ASM1229523v2 scaffold33423, whole genome shotgun sequence contains:
- the LOC140968214 gene encoding uncharacterized protein, which codes for MKVFRKLTWILGFGKDEEQQHQEPVAGASIASGSSPVAAEFAAPAHRLPRKGFSVAVQVPVERTPLPPLLVPCPEGDGGLQGLNWYARRLRIDEDGDVADEFLVENSPDISSSTEEQSRPLPRFKVKCSTKNAKVKKQELLPNGKIQHLVEHHGSLEWV